AACTTATTTTTTGCGTTTGGCCCGCGAAAAAGGGTTGATGGAAACCATTTTCCAGGCGTTGGAAGAGGGGATCATTGTATTGGATTCAGAGGCTCAGCTGTCGTATGCCAACCGTGCGGCGGAGAGCATGCTGGGTTTCAAACTCGAACATGCTGCGGGCGACCGGATTCAGAAATACCTTAAGGACATTCATTGGGATCTCGTACTCGATCTGGATGAGGAAGAGTGGAGCCAGCTGGTTCGCCGTGAAATCGAGATTACCTATCCTCAGCACCGGTTTGTGGAATTTTATGTGGTTCCGTTGACGGCGGTGGATGAAAACGAAGAAGGGGCTGTGGTTATTTTCCGGGATGTGACGAGCGAGCGGCAGACGACGGCGGATTCGATTGAATCAGAACGGTTGCATGCATTGAGTCTGTTGGCTGCCGGTGTGGCGCATGAAATTGGGAATCCGCTCAATTCGATCAATATTCATCTTCAGCTGCTGGATCGGGAAATCGGGTACTTGGAAAATGAAGAAGCGGTGGGCGAGCTGCGCGAGCTGGTTGAAGTTTCCCGGAAGGAGGTTGCCCGGCTTGATACGATTATCCGGCAGTTCCTGAAAGCTTTGCGGCCGTCGTTGCCGGAGCGCAAGCTGCAGAAGCTTGAAACGCTGCTTCATGAAACGCTCGAGGTGATGCAGCATGAGATGCGTGACCGGAGGATGTTGGTGGAAACCGATTTTGCCGACGATGTGCCGGCGGTGATGGTGGATGAAACGCAGGTGATGCAGGTGTTCTTCAATGTCATTAAGAATGCGCTTCAGGCGATGGAAGACGGCGGTATTCTGAAGCTGGAAACAGATGTTACGGATCGGTTTGTCGGTGTGGTGATTGAGGATAATGGCTCCGGAATTGATCCGGATAAACTCGGTACGATTTATGAGCCGTATCATACCACCAAGGCGGAGGGCAACGGGCTGGGGATGATGATCGTGCAGCGCATTATGCGCGATCATGGCGGCGAGATAGAAATCAATTCCGAGCCTGGCCGCGGCACCCGCCTTACGTTGAGATTTCCGCGCGAAGATGCGCGCATGAATTTACTGATTGCTCCGGAAAAGGAGGCTTGAGATGGCTAAACCGACTGTGTTGATTGTTGATGATGAAAAGAGTGCGCGTGAGGGGCTGGTTCGGGCGCTGCGACGGGATTATCGTGTTTTTGCGGCGGAAAACGGAACGTCTGCGCTTGAGGTGCTGGGCAGTCAGAATATTGATGTATTGCTCAGCGATGTCCGGATGCCGGGCATGGACGGCATCACACTGTTGCAGCGTGCTCTGGCCAATTACCCGGAATTGACGGTGATTATTCTGACGGCCTACGGCGATGTCGATATGGCCGTGGAGGCGATGAAACACGGTGCAACCGATTTTATGACGAAGCCGATCAATCTGGATAAACTGGAACTGGTGCTTGATCGCTTGCTGAAGGCCAAGAAAATCGAGCTGGAGAATGAGCAGCTCAAGGTGCAGCTCGATAATAAATACGGTCTGGAGAATATCATCGGCCGGTCGGCTCCGATGCAGGAGGTTTTCGATACGATTCGTCAGGTGGCCGGTTCCCGTGCGACGGTGCTGATTCAGGGCGAGAGCGGGACGGGCAAGGAGCTGGTAGCGAAAGCGATCCATCAGTTGAGCTCGAGGAACAAGGGGCCGTTTGTGGCGGTGCATTGTGCTGCGCTTTCGCAGAATATTCTGGAGAGTGAGCTGTTCGGTCATGAGAAGGGTGCATTTACGGGGGCGATGGAACGGCGCATCGGCCGCTTTGAAAAGGCGGATGGGGGTTCACTGTTTCTGGATGAAATCTCTGAAATTGATGCAAACGTGCAGGTGAAGATTCTCCGGGCATTGGAAGAACGTCAGGTGGAACGCGTCGGCGGCGATACCCCGGTGGATGTGGATACACGGCTCATTGCAGCCACGAACCGCGACCTTAAAGCCATGGTGGAAGATGGCGATTTCCGGGAGGACCTGTTTTACCGCTTATACGTCGTCGTCATCACGCTCCCTCCGTTGCGGGAGCGGCAGGATGATATTCTACTGTTGCTGAATCATTATCTTGCGGTTTTCAATGAGGAGAATACGAAGCAGATTGAGGGGTTCACGCCGGCGGCCTATGAACTGTTGGCCGCGTATGACTGGCCGGGAAATATCCGGGAGCTGCGCAATCTGGTGGAACGCATGGTTGTGCTCGCACGGGGAAAAGTGCTCGATGTTTCGGATATTCCGGCGCAGGTGCGTGAAAAAGCCCGTGGCGGGGGCGAAGTTAAAGTCGATGCGGAGCTGACGGTGGACGAAATGGAAAAGCGGATGATTATCCAGGCTCTGGAAAAGACCGGCGGCAATCGTACGAAGGCTGCGGAAAAGCTCGGGATCAGCCGGCGGACGCTGCACCGTAAACTGAATCAGTATGAAATCCATTAGGGGTTGATGATGCTCGATTCTAACAATGCGGTTTTAATTGTTATTGATGTTCAGGGGCGTCTTCATGAGTTTATGGCGGATAAGGATGTTCTCGATGCCAATCTTGAAAAACTGATCGGGGCGGCAAAGCTGCTGAATATTCCCATGATCGGAATCGGGCAGATTCCGGAAAAACCGGGGGAAACCAGTGAGCCCTTCAGGAGCATGCCGGAACATGTCCCAATGGTTGGAAAAACGACGTTCAGTTGTTGCGGAGATCCGGGGTTTGATGCTGTTTTCCAGGGGAGGGGAAAAAAGCAGGTGATTCTGGCAGGCATTGAAGCGCCGCACATTTGTGTGTATGAAACGGCGGTTGAACTGCTTGATCGAGGAGTCGAGGTTTTTGTGGCGGCTGATGCTGTGTCTTCGCGCACCGCATATAAAATAGAGCTGGCACTTGAGGCGATACGACAGGTAGGCGGGGTGATTCTTCCGACGGAGTCCATTTTGATGGCGTTGCAGAAAGATGCGGCATCGCCGACCTTCCGGGGAGTGTTGCGATTAATTAAGTAAGGGGCGATTTGCAACGCCGACCTCTTAATCGACAATATATTTTTCCAGCTGCTCTTCATCAGCCAGGAATTCCGGAATCAGTTTTTTTCTGGCGGAAGCCCCGTGAGCATGAACCGATGCGGGATCGCCGGTGATGAGCGGATGCCAATCGGGTAGCGGTTTGCCTTCGTAAATCAGGCGGTAGGCGCAGGTTTCGGGCATCCATTCGAAATATTCGGGTTTATCGGCAGAGAGCACTGCACAGTCGGGAACGAGTTCGTGGCGTTGCGCATAATTCATGCAACGGCAGGTGTTCACGTCGAGCATGCGGCAGGCAACACAGGTGTAGTGGATTTTTCCGGTTTCTTCGACTTCGAGTTTGTGGACGCAGCATTTGGCGCATCCGTCGCACAGGGATTCCCATTCCGCGGGAGTCATTTCGTGCAGGGTTTTGGTTTTCCAGAAGGAGGTCATGATGTAGCCGTGTATTTATTGATCAGTTCTATAAGTGCGTGCCGGTTGACCGGTTTGGAGACATAGTCGTCCATGCCGCCTTCAATACATTTCAATTTGTCGTCTTTCATTGCGTGAGCGGTGATCGCGATAATAGGAATATCAGAAAGGGGGGTTTGCATGCCACGAATAATTGTTGTGGCTTCAAACCCGTCCATTACCGGCATTTGGCAGTCCATAAGGACGACATCGTAGGACTCGGCCCGCACACGCTGAATCGCGTCCTGACCGTTATCAGCGGTGTCCACTACACAGCCTGCTTTGCGGAGAATGGCCGTTGCAACCTTCTGGTTGACTACATTGTCTTCGGCAAGCAGCACTTTAATGCCGGGTTTGTGCACAGTTTTGGGCTTGGTGTCGATCCCTTTAACCGTGGTTGCATGGGCGGATTGTTTGAGTGTGAGATTGAAGAAAAAGGTTGAACCGTGGCCATAGGAGCTGATGAGGCCGATCTTCCCGCCCATGAGTTCCACAAGCTGCTTGGTGATGGCCAGGCCGAGTCCTGTGCCACCATAGAGCCGTTTGGCGGAACCATCGGCCTGGGTGAATTTTTCAAAGACCTTCGGTTGCACATCTTTACTGATGCCGATTCCAGTGTCTATAACCTGGAAATAAATTTCGGTTTCTTGGGGTGTTTTTTTGCGGCATTCAATATTCAGTGTAACGGATCCGGAGTGGGTGAATTTCAGGGCATTGCCCAGCAGGTTGATCAAGACCTGTTCAATCAGTCCGACATCACCAAGGACATAGGGCGGCACATCCTCGTGGCATTGGCATTTGAATTCCACACCGGAGCGTTCGGCCTGCGGCTTGAACATGTAGAACATGGAGTTGCACAGCTCGCGCAGGTCAAAGGCGGATTCGCGGACATCCATTTGTCCGGCTTCAATTTTTGAAATATCGAGCACATGGTTGATAATGTTCAGCAGGCCGTTGGTGGATTGCAGGATCGTGTCCAGGCAGTTGTTCTGCTCCGGGTTGAGCGGCGTATCCGACATCAGTTGCGCCATGCCCACGATGCCGTTGAGCGGGGTGCGGATTTCATGACTCATATTCGCGAGGAACTCGGATTTTGCCAGATTGGCATGTTCCGCGGTTTCACGCGCCTCTTCCGCCATCTGCTGTGCCTCTTCCGCCATATTGCGCGCGGCAACCATTTTTTCCTCGGCCTCTTTGCGCAGGGTAATGTCGCGGACGTGCAGCTGCAGAACGGCCTGTCCATCGAGTTGCTGGAGCGCACCGGTCATTTCAATAGGGAAGACTCTTCCATCTGCATCCAGCGTATAACCTTCATTTTTGGTGATGGAGCCGGAAAACCACAGGCCCATGTTCTGGTCGACTTCGGCATGAAAATCGCCGGGGACCAGATCGTGAATAAGCCGGGTGAGCAGTTCCTGCTTACTCATTTTCACAAACTGGCAGGCGCGGTCGTTCACGGCCATAATCTGACCTTCGCGGCTGAGCACAAAAACCGCATCCGGAGAGTTCTCGAAAATCTGCCGCAACCGCTCCTCGCTCTCCCGATACTGCCGGGTTCGCTCATCCACCCGCCGGGCCAGTTTGCGGTTCCACAGCAGAATCAGTGCAATCACCACCGCAACGATCCCCGCGACACTCATGGCGGTTACGAGGATATATTTGACGGGCCAGATGTTCCGCGCATATTCCGAGCCGAGCCATTTGGCCTGAATACGGTTAAGCGTTCCGCTTTTGTGCGCGTGGGAGATTCCTTTGTTAATCAGGCTCAGCAATACATCTTCGCCTTCCTTTACCGCCATGCACAGCCGCGCGGAATAAAGCGGTTCCCCGACAATTTTAAGGGGTCGGTTTTCTGAGCTGTACATGTGGTGTTGCGTGACGAGCTCATTGCCAACCATGGCATCAACCGAGCCGTTCAGAACCAGCTGTACCGCCTCTTCAGTGGAGGATACAAACTTGATCTCGCACCGGATTTTGTTGGTTTGCAGCACCTCCAGAGCGTGGCTGGAGGCCATGATGGCCACTTTGCGGTTGTTGAGTGAATAAATATTCTGGATATCTGACCGATCGCTTCTAACGTACAACGTCACCGGCGTGATTTTGAGTGTCTGGGAAAAATCGAGTACCTTATCGTACCGGCGAGTATAATAGATGCCGGCAAGCACGTCGGCTTCACCATTTTG
This region of Pontiella agarivorans genomic DNA includes:
- a CDS encoding two-component system sensor histidine kinase NtrB; protein product: MKPGFFDKLVGHLDHLDKGSLQTYFLRLAREKGLMETIFQALEEGIIVLDSEAQLSYANRAAESMLGFKLEHAAGDRIQKYLKDIHWDLVLDLDEEEWSQLVRREIEITYPQHRFVEFYVVPLTAVDENEEGAVVIFRDVTSERQTTADSIESERLHALSLLAAGVAHEIGNPLNSINIHLQLLDREIGYLENEEAVGELRELVEVSRKEVARLDTIIRQFLKALRPSLPERKLQKLETLLHETLEVMQHEMRDRRMLVETDFADDVPAVMVDETQVMQVFFNVIKNALQAMEDGGILKLETDVTDRFVGVVIEDNGSGIDPDKLGTIYEPYHTTKAEGNGLGMMIVQRIMRDHGGEIEINSEPGRGTRLTLRFPREDARMNLLIAPEKEA
- a CDS encoding sigma-54-dependent transcriptional regulator translates to MAKPTVLIVDDEKSAREGLVRALRRDYRVFAAENGTSALEVLGSQNIDVLLSDVRMPGMDGITLLQRALANYPELTVIILTAYGDVDMAVEAMKHGATDFMTKPINLDKLELVLDRLLKAKKIELENEQLKVQLDNKYGLENIIGRSAPMQEVFDTIRQVAGSRATVLIQGESGTGKELVAKAIHQLSSRNKGPFVAVHCAALSQNILESELFGHEKGAFTGAMERRIGRFEKADGGSLFLDEISEIDANVQVKILRALEERQVERVGGDTPVDVDTRLIAATNRDLKAMVEDGDFREDLFYRLYVVVITLPPLRERQDDILLLLNHYLAVFNEENTKQIEGFTPAAYELLAAYDWPGNIRELRNLVERMVVLARGKVLDVSDIPAQVREKARGGGEVKVDAELTVDEMEKRMIIQALEKTGGNRTKAAEKLGISRRTLHRKLNQYEIH
- a CDS encoding isochorismatase family protein, whose amino-acid sequence is MMLDSNNAVLIVIDVQGRLHEFMADKDVLDANLEKLIGAAKLLNIPMIGIGQIPEKPGETSEPFRSMPEHVPMVGKTTFSCCGDPGFDAVFQGRGKKQVILAGIEAPHICVYETAVELLDRGVEVFVAADAVSSRTAYKIELALEAIRQVGGVILPTESILMALQKDAASPTFRGVLRLIK
- a CDS encoding YcgN family cysteine cluster protein, giving the protein MTSFWKTKTLHEMTPAEWESLCDGCAKCCVHKLEVEETGKIHYTCVACRMLDVNTCRCMNYAQRHELVPDCAVLSADKPEYFEWMPETCAYRLIYEGKPLPDWHPLITGDPASVHAHGASARKKLIPEFLADEEQLEKYIVD
- a CDS encoding response regulator, whose amino-acid sequence is MRICFYKAALFAVLISSPAVYAADLSVSEKEYLAEKGEVVFVAQPDHAPFDFIHKKHVTGINVELAQWMAADMGFKIRILTAPEDKALEMLQNGEADVLAGIYYTRRYDKVLDFSQTLKITPVTLYVRSDRSDIQNIYSLNNRKVAIMASSHALEVLQTNKIRCEIKFVSSTEEAVQLVLNGSVDAMVGNELVTQHHMYSSENRPLKIVGEPLYSARLCMAVKEGEDVLLSLINKGISHAHKSGTLNRIQAKWLGSEYARNIWPVKYILVTAMSVAGIVAVVIALILLWNRKLARRVDERTRQYRESEERLRQIFENSPDAVFVLSREGQIMAVNDRACQFVKMSKQELLTRLIHDLVPGDFHAEVDQNMGLWFSGSITKNEGYTLDADGRVFPIEMTGALQQLDGQAVLQLHVRDITLRKEAEEKMVAARNMAEEAQQMAEEARETAEHANLAKSEFLANMSHEIRTPLNGIVGMAQLMSDTPLNPEQNNCLDTILQSTNGLLNIINHVLDISKIEAGQMDVRESAFDLRELCNSMFYMFKPQAERSGVEFKCQCHEDVPPYVLGDVGLIEQVLINLLGNALKFTHSGSVTLNIECRKKTPQETEIYFQVIDTGIGISKDVQPKVFEKFTQADGSAKRLYGGTGLGLAITKQLVELMGGKIGLISSYGHGSTFFFNLTLKQSAHATTVKGIDTKPKTVHKPGIKVLLAEDNVVNQKVATAILRKAGCVVDTADNGQDAIQRVRAESYDVVLMDCQMPVMDGFEATTIIRGMQTPLSDIPIIAITAHAMKDDKLKCIEGGMDDYVSKPVNRHALIELINKYTATS